One part of the Fibrobacter sp. genome encodes these proteins:
- a CDS encoding deoxyribonuclease IV — MLKIGCHLSSSAGFKAMGEDALSIGANVFQFFTRNPRGGSAKPFDKADAAALVNLMRENGFGPALAHAPYTLNPCAADSGLRDYARDVMKDDLWRMDHFPGAMYNFHPGSHVKQGAERGIELIAEHLNAILRPDLKTVVLLETMAGKGSEVGRTFEELRAIIDRVELADKVGVCLDTCHVHDGGYDIVNRLDWVLEQFDKVVGLGRLRAIHLNDSKNPLASHKDRHEVIGAGYIGLEALVRVVNHPALKNLPFYLETPNELPGYAAEIALMKSRAL; from the coding sequence ATGCTCAAAATTGGTTGCCATTTGTCCTCGTCCGCCGGTTTCAAGGCGATGGGCGAGGACGCCCTCTCCATTGGTGCAAATGTTTTTCAGTTCTTTACCCGCAATCCGCGCGGGGGAAGCGCTAAACCCTTCGACAAGGCCGACGCTGCGGCGCTGGTGAATTTGATGCGCGAAAACGGGTTCGGGCCCGCGCTTGCGCATGCGCCCTACACGCTGAATCCGTGTGCGGCGGACTCGGGGCTGCGCGACTATGCCCGCGACGTGATGAAGGACGACCTGTGGCGCATGGACCACTTTCCGGGGGCGATGTACAACTTCCATCCGGGAAGCCACGTGAAGCAGGGAGCGGAAAGGGGAATCGAGCTGATTGCGGAACACCTGAACGCGATTCTCCGTCCGGACTTGAAGACAGTGGTTTTGCTGGAAACCATGGCGGGGAAGGGAAGCGAGGTCGGGCGCACCTTCGAGGAACTGCGTGCGATTATTGACCGCGTGGAACTGGCGGACAAGGTCGGGGTGTGCCTCGATACCTGCCACGTGCATGACGGCGGCTACGATATAGTGAACCGCCTGGACTGGGTGCTGGAACAGTTCGACAAGGTTGTCGGGCTTGGGCGCTTGCGGGCGATACACCTGAACGACAGCAAGAACCCGCTGGCAAGCCACAAGGACCGCCACGAGGTCATCGGTGCGGGATACATCGGGTTGGAAGCCCTGGTGCGCGTGGTGAACCATCCGGCATTGAAGAATTTGCCGTTCTACCTCGAGACTCCGAACGAATTGCCGGGGTATGCGGCCGAAATTGCTCTTATGAAAAGCCGTGCACTTTGA
- a CDS encoding fibro-slime domain-containing protein, translating into MNKIMRLGIVGLLAFAVFGCDSPSDASRNKILVGPESDLQDDEDLQGDEQKGSSSSHGAIDSVDSSEDAGKVNSQDGEQKVSSSSRGAIDPVDASEDIKELEIVLRDFEAGYPDFDNFQSAAYASQTSAYKNFDTWVYPGYADNADWMARREIPGGYATYGCGNHKTPEYGTPVLENSAQVWYGEFRFCDEVDTLMRGFVHDLCSDAIEDWGSDSTHQCNKRCHGLLWSERVYITSNMVKPVLSFPKGEDGKPDLHEPNIAKARDACDNKYFEQWFTDNDLNKRSDGTLPLTSLDANSMGISYDWNNGGFYPLDSISDRSEFVSINPKYPNQFGPQSLTIYCPPYKYEYASTQNDNRFANTYGLCSEWLLNGGPRVGDAAINAAMAVNIIGLWHLRNAGYTMMGYAPFKYKKDAGKVFEFTSQDDLWVFVDGVLALDLGGTHLPARGKVDLKSLASEGHGCHAGDPLKDYCEGRVDDKGAWKDGSWHHIHIFYANRSSEGSALYLKF; encoded by the coding sequence ATGAATAAAATTATGCGTTTGGGGATTGTTGGCCTCTTGGCTTTTGCGGTCTTTGGCTGTGATTCTCCGTCGGATGCGTCTCGTAATAAAATTCTTGTTGGTCCGGAATCGGATTTGCAGGATGATGAGGATCTGCAGGGCGATGAACAGAAGGGAAGTTCTTCTAGTCATGGAGCGATTGACTCTGTCGATTCAAGTGAAGATGCCGGGAAAGTGAATTCGCAGGATGGTGAACAGAAGGTGAGTTCTTCTAGTCGTGGTGCGATTGATCCTGTCGATGCAAGTGAAGATATCAAGGAACTGGAAATCGTTTTGCGAGACTTCGAGGCGGGTTATCCCGATTTCGATAACTTCCAGTCGGCTGCCTACGCAAGCCAGACGAGCGCGTACAAAAACTTTGATACGTGGGTTTATCCCGGTTATGCGGACAATGCGGATTGGATGGCGCGCCGTGAGATTCCCGGCGGCTATGCGACTTATGGTTGCGGTAACCATAAGACTCCTGAATACGGAACGCCTGTGCTTGAAAATTCCGCTCAAGTCTGGTATGGCGAATTTAGGTTTTGTGATGAGGTCGATACGCTAATGCGCGGTTTTGTTCACGACCTTTGCTCCGATGCGATAGAAGACTGGGGATCGGACTCAACGCACCAGTGTAATAAGCGTTGCCATGGCCTTTTGTGGTCGGAGAGGGTCTATATTACATCGAACATGGTGAAACCGGTTCTTTCGTTCCCGAAAGGGGAAGACGGCAAGCCGGACTTGCATGAGCCGAACATTGCCAAGGCGCGCGATGCTTGCGACAACAAGTATTTTGAACAGTGGTTCACCGATAACGATTTGAACAAGCGTTCCGATGGTACGTTGCCCCTTACTTCGCTTGATGCAAACTCGATGGGAATTTCGTATGACTGGAATAATGGTGGGTTCTATCCACTGGATTCCATTTCTGACAGGTCAGAATTTGTTTCGATAAACCCGAAATACCCAAATCAGTTCGGTCCCCAGAGCTTGACTATTTACTGCCCTCCTTATAAATATGAGTATGCGTCGACGCAGAACGATAACAGGTTTGCGAATACATACGGCTTGTGCTCTGAATGGTTGTTGAATGGAGGCCCGAGAGTGGGTGACGCTGCCATAAATGCTGCGATGGCGGTAAACATTATTGGACTTTGGCATTTGCGCAATGCTGGCTATACCATGATGGGCTACGCACCGTTCAAGTATAAGAAGGATGCGGGCAAGGTGTTCGAGTTTACTTCCCAAGACGACTTGTGGGTCTTTGTCGATGGCGTGCTGGCTTTGGATTTGGGTGGAACGCATCTGCCTGCCAGAGGAAAGGTTGATTTGAAGAGCCTTGCTTCGGAAGGGCATGGGTGCCATGCGGGTGACCCCCTGAAAGATTACTGCGAAGGACGTGTGGACGACAAGGGTGCATGGAAAGATGGCTCTTGGCATCATATCCACATATTCTATGCGAATAGAAGTTCTGAAGGGTCGGCCCTGTACTTGAAGTTCTAG
- a CDS encoding MBOAT family protein yields the protein MVFSSQIFLFYFLPTFLVGYFVLFRAGVKHSGLNFFITIFSYIFYGWLEPWLVFLMFGSTLVVYVSGRFISAPGASKRQRNLALLAAIVVNLGALGFFKYYMFGMGVINDVVAKLGCEPFSVMTVLLPVGISFYTFQSMSYAIDVWRGTAPPVKDFVTFACYVALFPQLVAGPIVRYNTVAEELATRTHTLENFVRGIMFFSFGFAEKIFLANQVGIIADRVFAAAAPGVLNTWWGSIAYMFQIYFDFSAYSNMAIGLGLMLGFHFPRNFNGPYRAVSITDFWKKWHISLTSWFRDYLYIALGGNRVGKKRLYFNLFMVMFLSGVWHGANWTFVCWGLYHAFFMIVERANNKNAFYWKAPKVVQILITQVIVLFGWVLFRADSIGEAWRMWKAMLGLNPVSAADAILSAEIFTPTCVVFMAVAAVLSLWKFRSFDWCSEVKPWKAAVALGLFVLATLALFTQSYNPFLYFQF from the coding sequence ATGGTTTTTTCTTCCCAAATCTTTTTGTTCTATTTTCTGCCGACGTTCCTCGTTGGCTATTTCGTGCTGTTCCGTGCCGGGGTGAAGCATTCCGGTCTCAATTTCTTCATTACCATATTCAGTTACATCTTTTACGGCTGGCTCGAGCCGTGGCTCGTCTTCTTGATGTTCGGCTCCACGCTCGTGGTGTACGTGAGCGGGCGGTTCATTTCTGCACCGGGCGCGAGCAAGCGGCAGCGTAACCTGGCGCTCCTCGCGGCGATTGTCGTGAACCTCGGCGCGCTCGGCTTCTTCAAGTACTACATGTTCGGCATGGGCGTCATCAACGACGTGGTGGCGAAGCTCGGCTGCGAGCCGTTCTCCGTGATGACGGTGCTGTTGCCGGTGGGCATCTCGTTCTACACGTTCCAGTCCATGAGCTACGCCATCGACGTGTGGCGCGGTACGGCCCCTCCGGTCAAGGACTTCGTGACGTTCGCCTGCTACGTGGCGCTGTTCCCGCAGTTGGTCGCGGGCCCGATCGTGCGCTACAATACGGTCGCCGAAGAACTCGCAACGCGTACGCACACGCTCGAAAACTTCGTCCGCGGCATCATGTTCTTCAGCTTCGGCTTTGCCGAGAAGATTTTCCTCGCGAACCAGGTGGGCATCATCGCTGACCGCGTGTTTGCCGCCGCCGCTCCGGGTGTTTTGAATACGTGGTGGGGTTCCATTGCGTACATGTTCCAAATTTATTTTGACTTCTCGGCGTATAGCAACATGGCGATTGGCCTCGGGCTTATGCTCGGGTTCCATTTCCCGCGCAACTTCAACGGCCCTTACCGCGCGGTGAGCATCACGGACTTCTGGAAAAAATGGCACATCTCGCTTACCAGCTGGTTCCGCGACTATCTGTACATCGCCCTCGGTGGAAACCGCGTGGGCAAAAAGCGCCTGTACTTTAATTTGTTCATGGTCATGTTCCTGAGCGGCGTGTGGCACGGCGCGAACTGGACGTTCGTTTGCTGGGGCCTGTACCATGCCTTCTTCATGATTGTGGAACGCGCGAACAACAAGAACGCCTTCTACTGGAAGGCCCCGAAGGTCGTGCAGATCTTGATTACGCAGGTCATCGTGCTGTTCGGTTGGGTGCTGTTCCGTGCCGATAGCATTGGCGAAGCGTGGCGCATGTGGAAGGCGATGCTCGGGCTCAACCCGGTAAGCGCTGCCGATGCCATCCTTTCGGCCGAAATCTTTACGCCCACCTGCGTGGTATTCATGGCTGTGGCCGCCGTCCTTTCTCTGTGGAAGTTCCGCAGCTTTGACTGGTGCAGCGAGGTGAAGCCCTGGAAGGCGGCTGTTGCCCTCGGGCTCTTCGTGCTCGCGACGCTTGCCCTGTTTACGCAGAGCTACAATCCGTTCCTGTATTTCCAGTTCTAG
- the scpB gene encoding SMC-Scp complex subunit ScpB translates to MSENVQNMDEIAEEVEEELPKVESSEDLARIIQAIVFASPDIVTMKKLREILGDFLDARTVSDALIAANDSLNKINSPFEIVEQAGGYRFRTRAKYYPWVRKLFPEANARRLSQAALETLAVIAYQQPITKAAIEQVRGVSSVDGPIRNLLDKGFIALGARAETVGNPYTYITTQEFMKYFGINRIPEDLPRLREFSELLEAGTLVPQYAKPDPGPTEPVEQEQNPEQIELSMGDL, encoded by the coding sequence ATGAGTGAAAACGTTCAGAATATGGATGAAATTGCTGAGGAAGTCGAAGAAGAGCTCCCGAAAGTGGAGAGCAGCGAGGACCTTGCCCGCATAATCCAGGCTATCGTATTTGCGTCGCCCGATATCGTGACGATGAAGAAGTTGCGTGAAATTCTAGGCGATTTTTTGGATGCGCGCACCGTTTCTGATGCTCTCATAGCCGCAAACGACTCGCTGAACAAGATTAATTCTCCGTTCGAGATTGTGGAACAGGCCGGCGGTTACCGGTTCAGGACCCGCGCCAAGTATTACCCGTGGGTGCGCAAGTTGTTTCCGGAGGCGAATGCCCGCCGTTTGAGCCAGGCGGCCCTCGAAACGCTCGCGGTGATTGCCTACCAGCAGCCGATTACGAAGGCGGCCATCGAACAGGTGCGCGGCGTGTCGTCGGTGGATGGTCCTATCCGCAATTTGCTCGACAAGGGATTTATTGCCTTGGGCGCCCGCGCCGAGACGGTGGGCAACCCCTACACGTACATTACCACCCAGGAATTCATGAAGTATTTCGGCATCAACCGCATTCCCGAGGACCTGCCGCGCCTGCGCGAGTTCAGCGAACTCCTGGAAGCGGGGACGCTCGTGCCGCAATACGCGAAGCCCGATCCGGGCCCGACCGAACCGGTGGAACAGGAACAGAATCCCGAACAGATTGAACTTTCGATGGGAGACCTGTAA